From Watersipora subatra chromosome 2, tzWatSuba1.1, whole genome shotgun sequence, one genomic window encodes:
- the LOC137388297 gene encoding piggyBac transposable element-derived protein 4-like, whose product MESRFLNASNIAISSGEEDYSDDGEYDDTFEEHLEEQGEDVGVDHGPRASTPQVDHSSSNDVDMAYMTNEDESSTRSEHGDGDGTRGGSRGRGRGSGALGGRQRGRRGRGQIGADRTHGGAGAPQTQQGGWQWQKNTPQQNREIPFSGTPGLKVRMPQDASLLDYFKLFLTDEIMNFYLVETNRFGNSKHQNWQPINMNDLQRFFALIMLTGIIKKPTLQSYFSTDPKLATPLFNSVMSRDKFMKILNALHFVDNDLAPTSRIHRISPIIHLLNRRFESVYRPKKHIAIDETLLLFKGRLIFKQYIPKKRARFGMKGYVLAESDTGYVCRYSLYQGRDRENADISQGVAHRIVLDMMDGFLNNGHELFMDNWYTSPQLLKELYERGTYAYGTLRSNRKHVPKDIKNFTSNQPLAKGQSQYFTCPPVLTGCWRDKNFIVFGSNKHSDFILKTLEKRTWNDREIVKPGPIIDYNKYMGGVDLADQCIKYYNMDRRSLKWYKKLFFHLLDIATHNTHVVYKQNTGTTISALDFRLKLVDLLLNEAGPDPTCTGGQRGRPRSIGTDLARLNTNHHFPSFNPATSSRGNPVARRCRVCNASRHRTAGSTDRKRVETKYCCAECGNIPFCPVPCFRRWHTERDLL is encoded by the exons ATGGAAAGCCGTTTTTTAAATGCTTCTAACATTGCTATTAGCTCTGGGGAAGAAGATTATTCAGATGATGGGGAATATGATGACACTTTTGAAGAACATTTAGAAGAACAAG GTGAGGATGTAGGAGTTGATCATGGACCAAGAGCCTCAACACCTCAAGTAGATCATTCTAGCAGTAATGACGTGGACATGGCATATATGACTAATGAGGATGAATCTAGTACAAGATCAGAACATG GTGATGGTGATGGCACGCGTGGAGGAAGTCGTGGTAGGGGTCGTGGAAGTGGGGCTCTCGGTGGTCGACAACGTGGAAGGAGAGGACGTGGTCAAATAGGTGCAGATAGAACTCACGGTGGCGCTGGAGCTCCCCAAACTCAACAAG GTGGATGGCAATGGCAGAAAAATACTCCCCAGCAGAACCGCGAAATCCCATTTAGTGGCACTCCTGGTCTGAAAGTTCGTATGCCTCAAGATGCATCACTTCTAGATTATTTCAAGCTGTTTTTGACTGATGAAATTATGAATTTCTACCTAGTAGAGACAAACCGATTTGGAAACTCCAAACACCAGAACTGGCAGCCAATCAACATGAACGATCTTCAGAGATTCTTTGCTCTCATCATGCTGACTGGCATAATCAAAAAACCTACACTTCAGTCATATTTCAGCACTGATCCCAAACTGGCCACCCCACTTTTTAACAGCGTGATGTCACGAGACAAATTCATGAAAATCTTGAATGCCCTGCACTTTGTGGATAATGATTTGGCGCCCACCAGTCGTATCCACCGCATCTCTCCAATAATTCACCTACTAAATCGTAGATTTGAGAGCGTTTATAGACCTAAAAAGCATATAGCGATTGATGAGACATTGCTGCTGTTCAAAGGTCGCCTGATTTTTAAGCAGTATATACCAAAAAAGAGAGCAAGGTTTGGTATGAAAGGCTATGTTTTAGCGGAAAGTGACACCGGCTATGTCTGTCGATATTCACTATACCAAGGTCGGGATAGAGAGAATGCTGACATTTCACAAGGCGTAGCACACAGAATCGTCTTGGATATGATGGACGGGTTTCTCAACAACGGCCATGAACTTTTCATGGACAACTGGTACACAAGCCCTCAGTTGCTGAAGGAATTATATGAACGCGGAACTTATGCGTATGGAACCCTCCGTTCCAACAGAAAGCATGTGCCAAAAGATATTAAAAATTTCACATCAAATCAACCACTCGCTAAAGGCCAGTCACAATACTTTACCTGTCCACCAGTGTTGACCGGCTGCTGGCGAGATaaaaactttattgtatttggCTCTAACAAACATTCTGATTTTATTCTTAAAACCCTAGAAAAAAGAACATGGAATGACAGGGAGATAGTTAAACCCGGGCCAATTATCGACTACAATAAGTACATGGGTGGTGTAGATTTGGCAGATCAGTGCATCAAATATTATAACATGGATCGCCGTAGTTTGAAGTGGtacaaaaagcttttttttcACTTATTGGACATTgccacacacaacacacatgTAGTTTACAAGCAGAACACTGGTACAACAATTTCTGCGCTTGATTTTCGGCTCAAACTGGTCGATCTCCTCCTGAATGAAGCTGGACCAGACCCTACATGCACTGGCGGCCAGCGTGGAAGACCACGGTCAATCGGCACTGATCTTGCTCGTCTAAACACGAATCACCACTTTCCATCTTTCAACCCAGCAACAAGCAGTAGAGGAAATCCAGTTGCCCGTCGATGTCGTGTGTGTAATGCTTCAAGGCACAGAACAGCCGGTAGCACTGATCGGAAACGAGTAGaaactaaatattgttgtgCCGAGTGCGGCAATATACCCTTCTGCCCAGTGCCATGTTTCCGGCGCTGGCATACTGAACGCGATTTGctataa